One Malaclemys terrapin pileata isolate rMalTer1 chromosome 7, rMalTer1.hap1, whole genome shotgun sequence genomic region harbors:
- the LOC128839948 gene encoding hyaluronidase-4-like isoform X1, with protein sequence MAAREQRAVLLRRAPEPEEEMGRRQSRVEQTAVRPSSGRLLAWSSLAFRLHRCPLHRTVLLLLLLCPELPRGHNLKPSLPPIVTDQPFLVAWNAPTARCWTSYEVPLSVASFSLLANAQEDFTGGNITIFYYDQLGLYPYYLNKTTPPVAINGGCPQNASLLDHLDKMASDIATTMPSASFAGLSVIDWENWRPQWIRNWDKKNVYRTMSAQLVRQRNPHWPDEQVELEAKWEFETAAAKFMVETLKLAQLLRPGGWWGYYLFPECYNYHYWDDFENFTGGCPQVEVQRNNKLLWLWEQSKALYPSIYMEEVLRASLQGKKFVQAKLSEALRVAQLPSVNHSLPVFAYARPFYSYTLKELTQTDLVHTIGQAAAMGAHGIVLWGGVEYSRNRPNCVKIQKYLTGTLGPYIVNVTTATKLCSQFVCNNHGRCLRRKMDLDSYLHLDASSFQIRVDKAAHGPHVSVKGALTTQQRDRMRQEFTCHCYQGWRGEHCHSRGHSNQLWAWDLCILLVVMSAIWTWGM encoded by the exons ATGGCAGCGAGAGAGCAGCGTGCGGTCCTGCTCCGCCGAGCTCCGGAGCCGGAGGAAGAGATGGGGCGGCGGCAGAG CAGAGTGGAGCAAACTGCAGTGAGGCCCAGCTCGGGCAGGCTCCTGGCATGGAGCTCACTGGCCTTCAGGCTACACAGGTGCCCCCTGCACCGCActgtcttgctgctgctgctcctgtgccCCGAGCTGCCCAGAGGTCATAATCTGAAGCCATCCTTGCCCCCCATTGTGACAGACCAGCCCTTTCTGGTGGCCTGGAATGCACCAACGGCTCGGTGCTGGACTTCCTATGAGGTGCCCCTCAGTGTGGCCTCCTTCAGCCTCCTGGCAAACGCGCAGGAAGACTTCACAGGCGGGAACATCACCATCTTCTACTACGATCAGCTGGGTCTGTACCCCTACTACCTGAACAAAACCACGCCACCCGTAGCCATCAACGGCGGCTGCCCACAGAACGCCAGCCTGCTGGACCACCTGGACAAGATGGCCAGCGACATCGCCACCACCATGCCCTCAGCTTCCTTCGCTGGCCTGTCTGTGATCGATTGGGAGAACTGGAGACCCCAGTGGATCCGGAACTGGGACAAGAAGAACGTCTACCGGACCATGTCCGCCCAGCTAGTGAGGCAAAGGAACCCGCACTGGCCCGATGAGCAGGTGGAGCTGGAGGCCAAGTGGGAGTTCGAGACGGCTGCGGCCAAGTTCATGGTGGAGACCCTCAAGCTGGCACAGTTGCTGCGCCCTGGGGGCTGGTGGGGCTACTACCTTTTCCCTGAATGCTACAACTATCATTACTGGGATGACTTTGAGAACTTCACTGGGGGCTGCCCCCAGGTGGAGGTGCAGCGGAACAACAAGCTGCTGTGGCTGTGGGAGCAGAGCAAGGCGCTCTACCCCTCCATCTACATggaggaggtgctgagagcctccCTGCAGGGCAAGAAGTTTGTGCAGGCCAAGCTAAGCGAAGCTCTGCGCGTGGCTCAGCTGCCCTCCGTCAACCACTCCCTGCCTGTCTTCGCGTATGCCCGGCCCTTCTACAGCTACACCCTGAAGGAGCTAACCCAG ACAGACCTAGTGCACACGATCGGGCAGGCAGCAGCCATGGGGGCTCACGGCATCGTTCTCTGGGGAGGTGTGGAATATTCTCGCAACCGG CCCAACTGTGTAAAGATCCAGAAATACCTGACTGGCACCTTAGGCCCTTACATCGTCAACGTGACCACGGCAACCAAACTCTGCAGCCAGTTTGTCTGCAACAACCATGGCCGCTGCCTTCGCAGAAAGATGGATTTGGACAGCTACCTGCACCTGGACGCGAGCTCCTTCCAGATCCGAGTGGACAAAGCCGCCCATGGACCACACGTGTCCGTGAAAGGAGCCCTCACCACCCAGCAGAGGGACAGGATGAGACAAGAGTTCACATGTCACTGCTaccagggctggaggggggaacACTGCCATTCCCGGGGTCACAGCAACCAGCTCTGGGCATGGGACTTGTGCATCCTCCTGGTGGTGATGTCTGCAATATGGACGTGGGGCATGTGA
- the LOC128839948 gene encoding hyaluronidase-4-like isoform X2 has translation MAAREQRAVLLRRAPEPEEEMGRRQSRVEQTAVRPSSGRLLAWSSLAFRLHRCPLHRTVLLLLLLCPELPRGHNLKPSLPPIVTDQPFLVAWNAPTARCWTSYEVPLSVASFSLLANAQEDFTGGNITIFYYDQLGLYPYYLNKTTPPVAINGGCPQNASLLDHLDKMASDIATTMPSASFAGLSVIDWENWRPQWIRNWDKKNVYRTMSAQLVRQRNPHWPDEQVELEAKWEFETAAAKFMVETLKLAQLLRPGGWWGYYLFPECYNYHYWDDFENFTGGCPQVEVQRNNKLLWLWEQSKALYPSIYMEEVLRASLQGKKFVQAKLSEALRVAQLPSVNHSLPVFAYARPFYSYTLKELTQPNCVKIQKYLTGTLGPYIVNVTTATKLCSQFVCNNHGRCLRRKMDLDSYLHLDASSFQIRVDKAAHGPHVSVKGALTTQQRDRMRQEFTCHCYQGWRGEHCHSRGHSNQLWAWDLCILLVVMSAIWTWGM, from the exons ATGGCAGCGAGAGAGCAGCGTGCGGTCCTGCTCCGCCGAGCTCCGGAGCCGGAGGAAGAGATGGGGCGGCGGCAGAG CAGAGTGGAGCAAACTGCAGTGAGGCCCAGCTCGGGCAGGCTCCTGGCATGGAGCTCACTGGCCTTCAGGCTACACAGGTGCCCCCTGCACCGCActgtcttgctgctgctgctcctgtgccCCGAGCTGCCCAGAGGTCATAATCTGAAGCCATCCTTGCCCCCCATTGTGACAGACCAGCCCTTTCTGGTGGCCTGGAATGCACCAACGGCTCGGTGCTGGACTTCCTATGAGGTGCCCCTCAGTGTGGCCTCCTTCAGCCTCCTGGCAAACGCGCAGGAAGACTTCACAGGCGGGAACATCACCATCTTCTACTACGATCAGCTGGGTCTGTACCCCTACTACCTGAACAAAACCACGCCACCCGTAGCCATCAACGGCGGCTGCCCACAGAACGCCAGCCTGCTGGACCACCTGGACAAGATGGCCAGCGACATCGCCACCACCATGCCCTCAGCTTCCTTCGCTGGCCTGTCTGTGATCGATTGGGAGAACTGGAGACCCCAGTGGATCCGGAACTGGGACAAGAAGAACGTCTACCGGACCATGTCCGCCCAGCTAGTGAGGCAAAGGAACCCGCACTGGCCCGATGAGCAGGTGGAGCTGGAGGCCAAGTGGGAGTTCGAGACGGCTGCGGCCAAGTTCATGGTGGAGACCCTCAAGCTGGCACAGTTGCTGCGCCCTGGGGGCTGGTGGGGCTACTACCTTTTCCCTGAATGCTACAACTATCATTACTGGGATGACTTTGAGAACTTCACTGGGGGCTGCCCCCAGGTGGAGGTGCAGCGGAACAACAAGCTGCTGTGGCTGTGGGAGCAGAGCAAGGCGCTCTACCCCTCCATCTACATggaggaggtgctgagagcctccCTGCAGGGCAAGAAGTTTGTGCAGGCCAAGCTAAGCGAAGCTCTGCGCGTGGCTCAGCTGCCCTCCGTCAACCACTCCCTGCCTGTCTTCGCGTATGCCCGGCCCTTCTACAGCTACACCCTGAAGGAGCTAACCCAG CCCAACTGTGTAAAGATCCAGAAATACCTGACTGGCACCTTAGGCCCTTACATCGTCAACGTGACCACGGCAACCAAACTCTGCAGCCAGTTTGTCTGCAACAACCATGGCCGCTGCCTTCGCAGAAAGATGGATTTGGACAGCTACCTGCACCTGGACGCGAGCTCCTTCCAGATCCGAGTGGACAAAGCCGCCCATGGACCACACGTGTCCGTGAAAGGAGCCCTCACCACCCAGCAGAGGGACAGGATGAGACAAGAGTTCACATGTCACTGCTaccagggctggaggggggaacACTGCCATTCCCGGGGTCACAGCAACCAGCTCTGGGCATGGGACTTGTGCATCCTCCTGGTGGTGATGTCTGCAATATGGACGTGGGGCATGTGA